From one Pseudoliparis swirei isolate HS2019 ecotype Mariana Trench chromosome 5, NWPU_hadal_v1, whole genome shotgun sequence genomic stretch:
- the fnbp1l gene encoding formin-binding protein 1-like isoform X2, which translates to MSWGTELWDQFDNLDKHTQWGIDFLERYAKFVKERLDIEQTYAKQLRNLVKKYCPKRSKEEEPRFTSCLSFYSVLNELNDYAGQREVVAEEMDHKVYGELMRYSQDIKAERKHHLQEGRKAQQHLDQCWKQMDNSKRKFERECKEAEKSQISYDRLDNDINATKSEVEKAKAQFYLRTHMADESKNEYAAQLQNFNAEQWKHFNNAVPHIFKNLQDMDDRRTVKLGETYRSFAEAERRVIPIVSKCLEGMVSAAKAVNVRRDSAIVVESFKSGFDPPGDFPFEDFSQNLSRSGSDGTISNTPKGDRERDRDRDRDRDRDGTPGSRPDPKHPMSRTKNKLWLFGKKPKSPSSLPPPPPSSSSSSSSSSHPKSTSHIFPPPRFSTDSVSHYLSEIKTTVPRIPQNLRLLRRGAPSLEDFSHLPPEQRRKRLQQRIDELSKELQKEMDQRDALNKMKDVYEKNPQMGDPSSLQPKISETICNMEKLRSERHKNETWLSEVEGKQSSRGDRRHSADNHHHTPQGRESPEGSYTDDTSQEHHTPQLRTSPPKPGQPNPELHEFDDEFDDDDPLPVLGHCKALYSFDGQNEGTLVMAEDEVLYIIEEDKGDGWTRARKQSGEEGYVPTSYVEITMERNSKGS; encoded by the exons gACCAGTTTGATAATCTGGACAAACACACTCAATGGGGGATCGACTTTCTTGAGCGCTACGCAAAGTTTGTCAAGGAGAGGCTGGACATCGAGCAAACCTACGCCAAGCAGctacg GAACTTGGTGAAGAAATACTGTCCCAAGCGCTCTAAAGAAGAGGAGCCCAG GTTCACATCATGTCTGTCCTTCTACTCCGTACTGAATGAGCTCAACGACTATGCTGGCCAGAGGGAGGTGGTGGCGGAGGAGATGGATCACAAGGTGTACGGAGAGCTGATGAGGTACAGCCAAGACATCAAAGCGGAGAGGAAGCAC CATCTACAGGAGGGCAGAAAGGCCCAGCAGCATTTGGATCAATGCTGGAAACAGATGGACAAC aGTAAAAGGAAGTTTGAGAGAGAGTGTAAAGAAGCAGAGAAATCCCAGATTAGCTACGACCGGTTAGATAATGACATCAACGCCACCAAGTCCGAGGTGGAGAAG GCCAAAGCCCAGTTTTACCTGCGCACTCACATGGCGGACGAGAGTAAGAACGAGTATGCGGCCCAGCTGCAGAACTTCAACGCAGAGCAGTGGAAACATTTCAACAACGCCGTACCGCACATCTTCAAG AATTTACAGGACATGGATGACCGCCGAACGGTGAAGCTCGGAGAGACGTACCGGAGCTTTGCCGAGGCGGAGCGGAGAGTCATTCCTATCGTCTCCAAATGTCTAGAAGGGATGGTCTCTGCGGCCAAAGCTGTCAACGTGCGAAGG GATTCAGCCATTGTCGTGGAGTCGTTTAAGTCGGGCTTCGACCCCCCAGGCGACTTCCCCTTTGAGGACTTCAGTCAGAATCTGAGCCGATCCGGATCAGACGGGACAATCAGCAACACACCCAAgggagaccgagagagagaccgagaccGAGACCGAGACCGAGACCGAGACGGGACCCCCGGGTCTCGACCCGACCCAAAACACCCGATGAGTAGGACCAAGAACAAGCTGTGGCTGTTTGGGAAGAAACCTAAG tccccttcctcccttcctcctccaccaccttcctcctcctcctcctcctcctcctcctcccatcccaaGTCCACCTCCCATATCTTTCCTCCACCCCGGTTCAGCACTGACTCAGTGAGTCACTATCTGTCTGAGATAAAGACTACAGTACCCAGAATCCCACAGAATTTGAGGCTCCTCAGGAGaggg GCCCCTTCCCTGGAGGATTTCAGCCACTTACCCCccgagcagaggaggaagaggctgcaGCAGAGGATCGACGAACTCAGCAAAGAGCTCCAGAAAGAGATGGATCAGAG AGATGCCCTAAACAAGATGAAGGACGTGTACGAGAAGAATCCACAGATGGGAGATCCCAGCAGCCTGCAGCCCAAGATATCAGAGACCATATGTAACATGGAGAAGCTGCGGTCGGAGAGACACAAAAACGAG ACTTGGTTATCTGAGGTGGAGGGaaagcagagcagcagaggagacagaagacacagcGCTGACAACCACCATCACACTCCTCAAGGCAGAGAGAG TCCCGAGGGCAGTTACACCGATGACACCAGTCAGGAGCATCACACGCCTCAACTGCGCACCAGTCCTCCGAAGCCCGGGCAGCCGAACCCCGAGCTGCACGAGTTCGACGACGAGTTCGACGACGACGACCCGCTGCCCGTCCTCGGGCACTGCAAAGCGCTCTACTCCTTCGACG GTCAGAACGAGGGCACGCTGGTGATGGCGGAGGACGAG GTGTTGTACATCATCGAGGAGGATAAAGGCGACGGCTGGACACGGGCGAGGAAGCAGAGCGGCGAGGAGGGCTACGTGCCCACTTCCTACGTCGAAATCACCATGGAGAGAAACAGCAAAG GTTCCTGA
- the fnbp1l gene encoding formin-binding protein 1-like isoform X1 — protein sequence MSWGTELWDQFDNLDKHTQWGIDFLERYAKFVKERLDIEQTYAKQLRNLVKKYCPKRSKEEEPRFTSCLSFYSVLNELNDYAGQREVVAEEMDHKVYGELMRYSQDIKAERKHHLQEGRKAQQHLDQCWKQMDNSKRKFERECKEAEKSQISYDRLDNDINATKSEVEKAKAQFYLRTHMADESKNEYAAQLQNFNAEQWKHFNNAVPHIFKNLQDMDDRRTVKLGETYRSFAEAERRVIPIVSKCLEGMVSAAKAVNVRRDSAIVVESFKSGFDPPGDFPFEDFSQNLSRSGSDGTISNTPKGDRERDRDRDRDRDRDGTPGSRPDPKHPMSRTKNKLWLFGKKPKSPSSLPPPPPSSSSSSSSSSHPKSTSHIFPPPRFSTDSVSHYLSEIKTTVPRIPQNLRLLRRGAPSLEDFSHLPPEQRRKRLQQRIDELSKELQKEMDQRDALNKMKDVYEKNPQMGDPSSLQPKISETICNMEKLRSERHKNETWLSEVEGKQSSRGDRRHSADNHHHTPQGRESPEGSYTDDTSQEHHTPQLRTSPPKPGQPNPELHEFDDEFDDDDPLPVLGHCKALYSFDGQNEGTLVMAEDEVLYIIEEDKGDGWTRARKQSGEEGYVPTSYVEITMERNSKGAVTYI from the exons gACCAGTTTGATAATCTGGACAAACACACTCAATGGGGGATCGACTTTCTTGAGCGCTACGCAAAGTTTGTCAAGGAGAGGCTGGACATCGAGCAAACCTACGCCAAGCAGctacg GAACTTGGTGAAGAAATACTGTCCCAAGCGCTCTAAAGAAGAGGAGCCCAG GTTCACATCATGTCTGTCCTTCTACTCCGTACTGAATGAGCTCAACGACTATGCTGGCCAGAGGGAGGTGGTGGCGGAGGAGATGGATCACAAGGTGTACGGAGAGCTGATGAGGTACAGCCAAGACATCAAAGCGGAGAGGAAGCAC CATCTACAGGAGGGCAGAAAGGCCCAGCAGCATTTGGATCAATGCTGGAAACAGATGGACAAC aGTAAAAGGAAGTTTGAGAGAGAGTGTAAAGAAGCAGAGAAATCCCAGATTAGCTACGACCGGTTAGATAATGACATCAACGCCACCAAGTCCGAGGTGGAGAAG GCCAAAGCCCAGTTTTACCTGCGCACTCACATGGCGGACGAGAGTAAGAACGAGTATGCGGCCCAGCTGCAGAACTTCAACGCAGAGCAGTGGAAACATTTCAACAACGCCGTACCGCACATCTTCAAG AATTTACAGGACATGGATGACCGCCGAACGGTGAAGCTCGGAGAGACGTACCGGAGCTTTGCCGAGGCGGAGCGGAGAGTCATTCCTATCGTCTCCAAATGTCTAGAAGGGATGGTCTCTGCGGCCAAAGCTGTCAACGTGCGAAGG GATTCAGCCATTGTCGTGGAGTCGTTTAAGTCGGGCTTCGACCCCCCAGGCGACTTCCCCTTTGAGGACTTCAGTCAGAATCTGAGCCGATCCGGATCAGACGGGACAATCAGCAACACACCCAAgggagaccgagagagagaccgagaccGAGACCGAGACCGAGACCGAGACGGGACCCCCGGGTCTCGACCCGACCCAAAACACCCGATGAGTAGGACCAAGAACAAGCTGTGGCTGTTTGGGAAGAAACCTAAG tccccttcctcccttcctcctccaccaccttcctcctcctcctcctcctcctcctcctcccatcccaaGTCCACCTCCCATATCTTTCCTCCACCCCGGTTCAGCACTGACTCAGTGAGTCACTATCTGTCTGAGATAAAGACTACAGTACCCAGAATCCCACAGAATTTGAGGCTCCTCAGGAGaggg GCCCCTTCCCTGGAGGATTTCAGCCACTTACCCCccgagcagaggaggaagaggctgcaGCAGAGGATCGACGAACTCAGCAAAGAGCTCCAGAAAGAGATGGATCAGAG AGATGCCCTAAACAAGATGAAGGACGTGTACGAGAAGAATCCACAGATGGGAGATCCCAGCAGCCTGCAGCCCAAGATATCAGAGACCATATGTAACATGGAGAAGCTGCGGTCGGAGAGACACAAAAACGAG ACTTGGTTATCTGAGGTGGAGGGaaagcagagcagcagaggagacagaagacacagcGCTGACAACCACCATCACACTCCTCAAGGCAGAGAGAG TCCCGAGGGCAGTTACACCGATGACACCAGTCAGGAGCATCACACGCCTCAACTGCGCACCAGTCCTCCGAAGCCCGGGCAGCCGAACCCCGAGCTGCACGAGTTCGACGACGAGTTCGACGACGACGACCCGCTGCCCGTCCTCGGGCACTGCAAAGCGCTCTACTCCTTCGACG GTCAGAACGAGGGCACGCTGGTGATGGCGGAGGACGAG GTGTTGTACATCATCGAGGAGGATAAAGGCGACGGCTGGACACGGGCGAGGAAGCAGAGCGGCGAGGAGGGCTACGTGCCCACTTCCTACGTCGAAATCACCATGGAGAGAAACAGCAAAGGTGCCGTCACCTACATCTGA
- the fnbp1l gene encoding formin-binding protein 1-like isoform X3, translating to MSWGTELWDQFDNLDKHTQWGIDFLERYAKFVKERLDIEQTYAKQLRNLVKKYCPKRSKEEEPRFTSCLSFYSVLNELNDYAGQREVVAEEMDHKVYGELMRYSQDIKAERKHHLQEGRKAQQHLDQCWKQMDNSKRKFERECKEAEKSQISYDRLDNDINATKSEVEKAKAQFYLRTHMADESKNEYAAQLQNFNAEQWKHFNNAVPHIFKNLQDMDDRRTVKLGETYRSFAEAERRVIPIVSKCLEGMVSAAKAVNVRRDSAIVVESFKSGFDPPGDFPFEDFSQNLSRSGSDGTISNTPKGDRERDRDRDRDRDRDGTPGSRPDPKHPMSRTKNKLWLFGKKPKSPSSLPPPPPSSSSSSSSSSHPKSTSHIFPPPRFSTDSAPSLEDFSHLPPEQRRKRLQQRIDELSKELQKEMDQRDALNKMKDVYEKNPQMGDPSSLQPKISETICNMEKLRSERHKNETWLSEVEGKQSSRGDRRHSADNHHHTPQGRESPEGSYTDDTSQEHHTPQLRTSPPKPGQPNPELHEFDDEFDDDDPLPVLGHCKALYSFDGQNEGTLVMAEDEVLYIIEEDKGDGWTRARKQSGEEGYVPTSYVEITMERNSKGAVTYI from the exons gACCAGTTTGATAATCTGGACAAACACACTCAATGGGGGATCGACTTTCTTGAGCGCTACGCAAAGTTTGTCAAGGAGAGGCTGGACATCGAGCAAACCTACGCCAAGCAGctacg GAACTTGGTGAAGAAATACTGTCCCAAGCGCTCTAAAGAAGAGGAGCCCAG GTTCACATCATGTCTGTCCTTCTACTCCGTACTGAATGAGCTCAACGACTATGCTGGCCAGAGGGAGGTGGTGGCGGAGGAGATGGATCACAAGGTGTACGGAGAGCTGATGAGGTACAGCCAAGACATCAAAGCGGAGAGGAAGCAC CATCTACAGGAGGGCAGAAAGGCCCAGCAGCATTTGGATCAATGCTGGAAACAGATGGACAAC aGTAAAAGGAAGTTTGAGAGAGAGTGTAAAGAAGCAGAGAAATCCCAGATTAGCTACGACCGGTTAGATAATGACATCAACGCCACCAAGTCCGAGGTGGAGAAG GCCAAAGCCCAGTTTTACCTGCGCACTCACATGGCGGACGAGAGTAAGAACGAGTATGCGGCCCAGCTGCAGAACTTCAACGCAGAGCAGTGGAAACATTTCAACAACGCCGTACCGCACATCTTCAAG AATTTACAGGACATGGATGACCGCCGAACGGTGAAGCTCGGAGAGACGTACCGGAGCTTTGCCGAGGCGGAGCGGAGAGTCATTCCTATCGTCTCCAAATGTCTAGAAGGGATGGTCTCTGCGGCCAAAGCTGTCAACGTGCGAAGG GATTCAGCCATTGTCGTGGAGTCGTTTAAGTCGGGCTTCGACCCCCCAGGCGACTTCCCCTTTGAGGACTTCAGTCAGAATCTGAGCCGATCCGGATCAGACGGGACAATCAGCAACACACCCAAgggagaccgagagagagaccgagaccGAGACCGAGACCGAGACCGAGACGGGACCCCCGGGTCTCGACCCGACCCAAAACACCCGATGAGTAGGACCAAGAACAAGCTGTGGCTGTTTGGGAAGAAACCTAAG tccccttcctcccttcctcctccaccaccttcctcctcctcctcctcctcctcctcctcccatcccaaGTCCACCTCCCATATCTTTCCTCCACCCCGGTTCAGCACTGACTCA GCCCCTTCCCTGGAGGATTTCAGCCACTTACCCCccgagcagaggaggaagaggctgcaGCAGAGGATCGACGAACTCAGCAAAGAGCTCCAGAAAGAGATGGATCAGAG AGATGCCCTAAACAAGATGAAGGACGTGTACGAGAAGAATCCACAGATGGGAGATCCCAGCAGCCTGCAGCCCAAGATATCAGAGACCATATGTAACATGGAGAAGCTGCGGTCGGAGAGACACAAAAACGAG ACTTGGTTATCTGAGGTGGAGGGaaagcagagcagcagaggagacagaagacacagcGCTGACAACCACCATCACACTCCTCAAGGCAGAGAGAG TCCCGAGGGCAGTTACACCGATGACACCAGTCAGGAGCATCACACGCCTCAACTGCGCACCAGTCCTCCGAAGCCCGGGCAGCCGAACCCCGAGCTGCACGAGTTCGACGACGAGTTCGACGACGACGACCCGCTGCCCGTCCTCGGGCACTGCAAAGCGCTCTACTCCTTCGACG GTCAGAACGAGGGCACGCTGGTGATGGCGGAGGACGAG GTGTTGTACATCATCGAGGAGGATAAAGGCGACGGCTGGACACGGGCGAGGAAGCAGAGCGGCGAGGAGGGCTACGTGCCCACTTCCTACGTCGAAATCACCATGGAGAGAAACAGCAAAGGTGCCGTCACCTACATCTGA
- the fnbp1l gene encoding formin-binding protein 1-like isoform X4, translated as MSWGTELWDQFDNLDKHTQWGIDFLERYAKFVKERLDIEQTYAKQLRNLVKKYCPKRSKEEEPRFTSCLSFYSVLNELNDYAGQREVVAEEMDHKVYGELMRYSQDIKAERKHHLQEGRKAQQHLDQCWKQMDNSKRKFERECKEAEKSQISYDRLDNDINATKSEVEKAKAQFYLRTHMADESKNEYAAQLQNFNAEQWKHFNNAVPHIFKNLQDMDDRRTVKLGETYRSFAEAERRVIPIVSKCLEGMVSAAKAVNVRRDSAIVVESFKSGFDPPGDFPFEDFSQNLSRSGSDGTISNTPKGDRERDRDRDRDRDRDGTPGSRPDPKHPMSRTKNKLWLFGKKPKAPSLEDFSHLPPEQRRKRLQQRIDELSKELQKEMDQRDALNKMKDVYEKNPQMGDPSSLQPKISETICNMEKLRSERHKNETWLSEVEGKQSSRGDRRHSADNHHHTPQGRESPEGSYTDDTSQEHHTPQLRTSPPKPGQPNPELHEFDDEFDDDDPLPVLGHCKALYSFDGQNEGTLVMAEDEVLYIIEEDKGDGWTRARKQSGEEGYVPTSYVEITMERNSKGAVTYI; from the exons gACCAGTTTGATAATCTGGACAAACACACTCAATGGGGGATCGACTTTCTTGAGCGCTACGCAAAGTTTGTCAAGGAGAGGCTGGACATCGAGCAAACCTACGCCAAGCAGctacg GAACTTGGTGAAGAAATACTGTCCCAAGCGCTCTAAAGAAGAGGAGCCCAG GTTCACATCATGTCTGTCCTTCTACTCCGTACTGAATGAGCTCAACGACTATGCTGGCCAGAGGGAGGTGGTGGCGGAGGAGATGGATCACAAGGTGTACGGAGAGCTGATGAGGTACAGCCAAGACATCAAAGCGGAGAGGAAGCAC CATCTACAGGAGGGCAGAAAGGCCCAGCAGCATTTGGATCAATGCTGGAAACAGATGGACAAC aGTAAAAGGAAGTTTGAGAGAGAGTGTAAAGAAGCAGAGAAATCCCAGATTAGCTACGACCGGTTAGATAATGACATCAACGCCACCAAGTCCGAGGTGGAGAAG GCCAAAGCCCAGTTTTACCTGCGCACTCACATGGCGGACGAGAGTAAGAACGAGTATGCGGCCCAGCTGCAGAACTTCAACGCAGAGCAGTGGAAACATTTCAACAACGCCGTACCGCACATCTTCAAG AATTTACAGGACATGGATGACCGCCGAACGGTGAAGCTCGGAGAGACGTACCGGAGCTTTGCCGAGGCGGAGCGGAGAGTCATTCCTATCGTCTCCAAATGTCTAGAAGGGATGGTCTCTGCGGCCAAAGCTGTCAACGTGCGAAGG GATTCAGCCATTGTCGTGGAGTCGTTTAAGTCGGGCTTCGACCCCCCAGGCGACTTCCCCTTTGAGGACTTCAGTCAGAATCTGAGCCGATCCGGATCAGACGGGACAATCAGCAACACACCCAAgggagaccgagagagagaccgagaccGAGACCGAGACCGAGACCGAGACGGGACCCCCGGGTCTCGACCCGACCCAAAACACCCGATGAGTAGGACCAAGAACAAGCTGTGGCTGTTTGGGAAGAAACCTAAG GCCCCTTCCCTGGAGGATTTCAGCCACTTACCCCccgagcagaggaggaagaggctgcaGCAGAGGATCGACGAACTCAGCAAAGAGCTCCAGAAAGAGATGGATCAGAG AGATGCCCTAAACAAGATGAAGGACGTGTACGAGAAGAATCCACAGATGGGAGATCCCAGCAGCCTGCAGCCCAAGATATCAGAGACCATATGTAACATGGAGAAGCTGCGGTCGGAGAGACACAAAAACGAG ACTTGGTTATCTGAGGTGGAGGGaaagcagagcagcagaggagacagaagacacagcGCTGACAACCACCATCACACTCCTCAAGGCAGAGAGAG TCCCGAGGGCAGTTACACCGATGACACCAGTCAGGAGCATCACACGCCTCAACTGCGCACCAGTCCTCCGAAGCCCGGGCAGCCGAACCCCGAGCTGCACGAGTTCGACGACGAGTTCGACGACGACGACCCGCTGCCCGTCCTCGGGCACTGCAAAGCGCTCTACTCCTTCGACG GTCAGAACGAGGGCACGCTGGTGATGGCGGAGGACGAG GTGTTGTACATCATCGAGGAGGATAAAGGCGACGGCTGGACACGGGCGAGGAAGCAGAGCGGCGAGGAGGGCTACGTGCCCACTTCCTACGTCGAAATCACCATGGAGAGAAACAGCAAAGGTGCCGTCACCTACATCTGA